In Dehalococcoidales bacterium, the following proteins share a genomic window:
- the ispF gene encoding 2-C-methyl-D-erythritol 2,4-cyclodiphosphate synthase, translating to MSGNMRIGIGYDVHPLVAGRKLVLGGVEIPHPKGLDGWSDADALTHAVIDALLGAAALGDIGQHFPPGQPEYEGISSLVLLEEVVEKLEEKGCRVGNIDATVVAEKPRLREYIDDMRHNLSHVLGIDMDRVSVKASTHNGLGFIGNEEGIAVYAVAMIEESPNK from the coding sequence ATGAGCGGTAATATGCGCATCGGCATCGGGTATGACGTGCACCCCCTGGTCGCCGGGAGGAAACTGGTGCTGGGCGGCGTGGAGATTCCCCATCCCAAAGGGCTTGACGGCTGGAGTGACGCCGATGCCCTCACCCACGCCGTCATCGACGCGCTGTTAGGGGCGGCGGCGCTGGGGGATATCGGGCAGCATTTCCCGCCCGGCCAGCCGGAATACGAGGGGATTTCCAGCCTCGTTTTGCTGGAGGAAGTGGTGGAAAAGCTGGAGGAGAAGGGCTGCCGCGTGGGCAATATAGATGCCACCGTGGTAGCGGAAAAGCCCCGCCTCCGTGAGTATATCGACGATATGCGGCATAATCTCAGCCACGTGCTGGGCATCGATATGGACCGGGTCAGCGTTAAAGCCAGCACCCACAATGGCCTGGGCTTCATCGGGAACGAGGAGGGGATAGCCGTTTACGCCGTGGCCATGATAGAGGAGTCTCCCAACAAGTAA
- a CDS encoding DUF559 domain-containing protein, which translates to METRNTVVSLFKRESEKDSVIPYNKNLKELSKSLRNNLTEAERCLWQRLKLKHLGYVFYRQKPIGNYIVDFYCQKAKLVVEVDGGQHFTDETAGNDRIRDEYLQSLGLKVLRFSNSEVLKYTDRVAEKIQIFINNGVRPSHAQ; encoded by the coding sequence ATGGAAACAAGAAATACCGTCGTCTCCCTTTTTAAAAGGGAGAGTGAGAAGGATTCGGTGATTCCATATAATAAAAACCTGAAAGAATTATCAAAAAGTCTCCGGAATAATCTTACGGAAGCTGAACGGTGTTTATGGCAAAGACTCAAGTTAAAACACCTCGGTTACGTATTTTATCGGCAAAAACCAATCGGCAACTACATCGTTGATTTCTATTGTCAAAAAGCGAAGCTGGTGGTTGAAGTTGATGGCGGACAGCACTTTACAGATGAAACGGCTGGGAACGACAGGATTCGGGATGAATATCTACAAAGCCTTGGCTTAAAGGTATTAAGGTTTTCTAATTCCGAGGTGTTAAAATACACCGATAGAGTTGCGGAAAAGATTCAAATATTTATAAATAATGGAGTCAGGCCTAGCCATGCCCAGTGA
- the ispD gene encoding 2-C-methyl-D-erythritol 4-phosphate cytidylyltransferase yields the protein MPSEKVAAIIVAAGDSRRMGDVDKMFAPLAGRPVLARVLDTFQACPKIDRIIVVMHEKNLEQFRRLAAQENWGKVADICAGGKRRQDSVAEGLKRVGEVVWVVIHDGARPLVTADLIERGLAVAEETGAAVAAVPVIDTIKEVRDGGIVRQTLPRENLRAVQTPQVFRHDVIKNTYKYSAGDVTDDAALVEKAGYKVKLYPGSYDNIKITTANDLLIAEALLKKHER from the coding sequence ATGCCCAGTGAAAAAGTCGCCGCTATCATCGTTGCCGCGGGGGACAGCCGCCGCATGGGGGACGTGGACAAAATGTTCGCCCCCCTCGCCGGCCGCCCCGTCCTGGCGCGCGTCCTGGATACCTTTCAGGCCTGCCCCAAAATCGACCGCATAATCGTCGTTATGCATGAAAAGAATTTAGAGCAATTCCGCCGTCTGGCGGCGCAGGAGAATTGGGGCAAAGTCGCGGACATCTGCGCCGGTGGCAAGAGGCGGCAGGACTCGGTAGCGGAGGGGCTTAAAAGGGTGGGGGAAGTCGTTTGGGTCGTCATTCATGACGGCGCCCGACCCCTCGTCACCGCCGACCTTATAGAGCGGGGGCTGGCGGTGGCGGAGGAAACCGGGGCCGCTGTAGCCGCCGTGCCGGTCATCGACACCATTAAAGAGGTGCGGGACGGCGGGATAGTGCGCCAGACGCTCCCACGTGAAAATCTAAGGGCGGTACAGACGCCGCAGGTGTTCAGGCATGATGTCATTAAAAACACCTATAAATATTCCGCCGGAGACGTCACCGATGACGCCGCCCTGGTGGAAAAAGCCGGTTATAAAGTTAAGCTTTACCCCGGCTCTTATGATAATATAAAAATAACCACCGCCAACGACCTTTTAATCGCGGAGGCTTTGCTGAAAAAACATGAGCGGTAA
- a CDS encoding 2'-5' RNA ligase family protein, with protein MGETKDAYAVALIFNGEVEKALAGLHRDFQQYVTYTLVPHITLVYPFTPAGGIESVIHRLDDIGKSHRPFRLTLEGIKYFETVNNVAYVAVKEQEALKAFVDTIVKSIRGVITGYYAEKDYDPAHYIPHLTIGEKIPHDVFPEVKKRFADYPISHECEITRFTLAGEADGQWETLKVFRLEG; from the coding sequence ATGGGGGAGACTAAAGACGCTTACGCCGTGGCGCTTATTTTTAACGGCGAGGTGGAAAAAGCCTTAGCCGGGCTGCATCGTGACTTCCAGCAGTATGTGACCTACACGCTGGTGCCCCACATCACCCTGGTTTACCCCTTTACCCCCGCCGGCGGCATCGAAAGCGTTATTCACCGGCTGGATGATATAGGTAAAAGCCACCGGCCTTTCCGCCTGACACTGGAAGGCATCAAGTATTTTGAGACGGTGAACAACGTGGCCTACGTAGCGGTTAAAGAGCAGGAGGCGCTCAAGGCCTTCGTGGACACGATAGTGAAGTCCATACGCGGGGTAATCACGGGCTATTACGCGGAAAAGGACTATGACCCCGCTCATTATATCCCGCACCTGACCATCGGTGAAAAAATCCCCCATGACGTCTTCCCGGAGGTAAAAAAGCGCTTTGCCGATTACCCCATCTCCCACGAATGCGAGATAACCCGCTTCACCCTGGCCGGGGAGGCTGACGGGCAGTGGGAAACGCTAAAGGTTTTCCGGCTGGAGGGGTGA